Proteins encoded within one genomic window of Rhododendron vialii isolate Sample 1 chromosome 1a, ASM3025357v1:
- the LOC131327561 gene encoding uncharacterized protein LOC131327561 produces MLAGIHTARPILRTKPVSATTSATSAEIFGRHYECILSDANDHQRANYSSFERYMDLNSSSVTFPEQAKAIISLRSGKTVDNAQVEPPVVPILLPISAPSKPSSPNGESPKPTPAKPNLNADIYDVLKQVTINLLLLNAIKQIPSYAKFLKDLCTHKHKLQVQKKVFLTEQVFEKALLDLGAIVNLLSFSVYEQLGLGEMKPTLVTLQLADRSIRVPKGMVEDVLVQVDQFVYPVDFVVLDTCSMPAAQASIPIILGRLFLATSNAVIHCQDGHLNMSFGNMKMQVNMFHIESQKGDDDDVCGVSMIDSLVQDHVDEFICKDELELALITSTEANFLDAPEVAYLYSLLDEEEVCGINPWMPKFEELPPIEKRAVPSYVEPPKLELKPLPDSFKYA; encoded by the exons ATGCTTGCTGGGATTCATACCGCCCGGCCAATTTTAAGGACAAAACCAGTTTCAGCAACAACCAGCGCCACTTCCGCGGAGATCTTTGGAAGACACTATGAATGCATTCTGTCAGATGCAAACGACCACCAACGAGCAAACTACTCAAGCTTTGAACGATATATGGACTTAAATAG ctcttcggtgactttccctgAGCAAGCCAAGGCAATTATTTCTTTGAGAAGTGGGAAGACCGTGGACAATGCTCAAGTGGAGCCACCCGTCGTGCCAATTTTGCTACCTATTTCGGCACCATCAAAGCCATCATCACcaaatggggaatctcccaagccG ACGCCGGCCAAGCCAAATTTGAATGCCGACATTTACGATGTGCTTAAGCAAGTAACCATCAACCTTCTCCTGCTCAATGCTATCAAGCAAATCCCGTCATATGCTAAATTTTTGAAGGACTTATGCACTCATAAGCACAAGCTCCAAGTGCAAAAGAAGGTGTTTTTGACCGAGCAA GTTTTTGAGAAAGCTCTTCTTGATTTGGGCGCAATTGTGAATCTCTTGTCATTTTCAGTATACGAACAGCTTGGTTTGGGGGAAATGAAGCCGACACTCGTGACTTTACAATTGGCAGATCGCAGTATTCGAGTTCCAAAGGGGATGGTGGAAGATGTGCTTGTTCAAGTTGACCAATTTGTATACCCGGTTGATTTCGTGGTTTTAGACACGTGCTCAATGCCAGCGGCTCAGGCGTCCATTCCAATTATTCTCGGGCGCCTTTTCTTAGCAACATCCAATGCTGTGATTCATTGCCAAGATGGCCACCTTAATATGAGTtttggtaacatgaagatgcaagtcaacatgttccatATTGAAAGCCAAAAgggggatgatgatgatgtaTGCGGAGTTAGCATGATTGACTCACTTGTTCAAGACCATGTTGATGAGTTTATTTGCAAAGATGAGTTGGAGCTAGCACTTATTACTTCCACCGAGGCCAATTTTCTTGATGCCCCCGAAGTGGCGTATTTGTATTCTTTGCTAGATGAGGAAGAAGTGTGTGGTATCAATCCATGGATGCCAAAATTTGAGGAGTTGCCCCCGATTGAGAAGCGAGCTGTTCCGTCTTATGTGGAACCCCCGAAGCTTGAGTTGAAGCCACTACCGGACTCCTTCAAGTATGCTTAA